The segment CCATTGGAATATTGAATTTTGGCTTCTTTTTTATCTTTATTTACATCTTTTTTTATTGATGATATCAGATCATTTATTTTATTTTCATCTTTTACAATATCCATAGATATGTTTTTACCATTAAAGCTAACACTTATAATATCCCTTAGTCTCTTTACTATATTTCCTTTTCTTCCTATATCAAAAGCTTCTTTAACTCCTTTAGAATAATCATATGTTATACCCAAGTCCTTATATTTTACATCTTTTTTATAACTGTCATGTTGTAACAACACTTGTTTACTTTTTACGGCTTTATCTAGCTGTTCTTTTAAACGAGTCTCTGCATCTATAGTATTTAAAGTGCCTACAGATACTCCATTTACAGTAACACCATTGTATATTGTTTTTTTACTTAAAATACTATAAGAAAAAATTCCAATAGTAATTATAAGTAAGATAAAAAATATTAGTATAATTTTTTTAATTGTACTACTGTTAATCTCCATTTTCTCCTCCAAATTTATTAAGATTTTATTATAATATGTTATTAAACCATATATTGATATAAATATACTTTATGAATTTATCAATATATAAGTTATATATAATAAATATATAAATTTTGCACCTCAATAAATGTAGGAGATCTCTTCATCTATAAAATAATTTTTTAAATAAGTCCTTTACTTCTCCCAGTATATTTCAATATTGTCCCCTTCATTTAAAGGTTGTAGGTATTCAGCTCTTAATCCATTTAATCTAAGTACCAAACTTCCTTTTGGTTTAGATAAGTCAAAATTTATATATTTGAATATATCTATAAAATTCAATCTATTTTTTTTATAAGATATAGTTATCTTTTCTCCATTAACATTTAATGATATAGTTTTTTCTTTTGATTTATTGTTTCTTTCTTTTTCTCGTTGATTTGAACCTTTATCTATTTTTTCATAAAATATCTTATCATCTTTATTCAATATGTAACTCGAGTTTATTTTAATGTTATCTTTATAGCAAATATATTTATTTATATCTAAGTTTAATTTATTAAATAAATCTTCTAAAGTTATTATTTGTTCTACTTTAACTTGATCATTGTCTCTTATTAAATAATTTCCGTCAACTAATCTATTATTAACTATTACTTTTTCAATAAAATTATATTCTTTTTCATTAACATATAGTTTTTTATCCATATCTACAACGTCTCTTATTCTTATTTTAGGCTTACTTCCTTTTATAGCATCTTCTATTTTCACTATATCTCTGTTTTTTAGTTCATACTCTAAATCTTTTATTTCTCCATTAACATATATTTTAGCAGGATCTCCTATTTCACCTATGGATACTTTTCTTTCATCGTTAAAATAGTATATCAGTTCTTCACCTCTTTTTGCTATAAGTTTTCTCGGATTGTAACCAATTAGTAACAATGCATCCATAACTCTATAACTATTTGTATTAAACATTTTTAATTTTTCATTATTTACTGTAACCTCTATGAAGTTATCATAATTGTCACCCATAGATATTGTAGCTATTCCAATAGGAGTTATTGCATTTGATCCTTTTATATTATCTGTTATACCTTCTACATTTTCTATTATACTTGTATCCCTTACTACGACTCTTTCTTTTTGAAGCTCTAGGAACTCAGCTATATAATCATCCAACCTAGGAATTTGACTACCTCCACCTATAAGAAATATAGCGCTAGGAGACTTTTCATTAAGTTCTAATATTTTCTCCGATATTTCTTTTGCAAGCAATCTTATTGTATCATCAATTTTATTTAATATCTCTTCTGTAGTCATTTCATATTTTATACCCACTATATCTTCAAATTCATGAATATCTTTTATATTTAATTCGATTTTTAGCTTTTCTGCCACATCATAGTCTAGCAAGAATACCTTTGAAATTTTTTCTGTTATTTCATCACCTGCTATTGAAGCCATTGCATACGCACATATGCTTCCATCTCTAGTTATAGCAATATCTGAAGTTCCAGCACCTATATCTACTAAAGCTAAATTTAATAATCTTAAATTCTTTTTTATAGCCACATTTATGGCTGCCATAGGCTCTAAAGTCATGTTCTTAACCTCTAATCCAACTCTATCCATAACTGTATGTAAGCTATTTACAACAGTGTATGGCAAAAAAGTTGCTAATACATCTATAGTTATATTACTTCCTCTATGGCCTTCTAAGTTTTCTATAAGAACATCATCTAAATAATAATTTACTACTGTATATCCTACGCAATAATACCTTACTCTTTGATCCTGCTTTTCCAAATCTTTATCTAGCTTTTCTTGTGTATCTTGTATAGCTTCCATCTCTGCACTTCTTATAGTTCTTATATCAATCTCTCTAGTTATATCTACATCTATAGTTGTAGAAGTTCTACAAGTTTCTAACGATCTACCTGCAGCTGCTATACATACCTTATTGAGAGTAGTACCTACTTTGCTTTCCAAGCTTTCTTTTACTCTTCTTACAACATTCGTAACACTATTTATATCATGTATTTGTCCATCATACATGGCTCTTTTTTCATGCTCAATTATATCACTAGCTATTATTCTAAAATTCTCATTCTCTTTTACTCCAACAATACCTATTATCGTTCTAGTTCCTATATCCAAAGAAAATATTAATTCATTATTAACATTTGAATTCTCAATCATACCTGTATCACCTTTCAAAATATAGTAATACAGATTATATTCTTCAAGAATGTGAAAATTTCCTCTTTATATGACAAAATTCAATATATAATAGTTCAATATATATAGTTCTTATATATAATTATATGTTCATATATCTTAGAATTTACTATAAACAAAAAATCCTACTAGCATATATTACTTCTCAGTAGGATTGTTAACTTTATATTTTATTAGTAATTTAATTAACTACCTGTTGCTTTTTTATAATAACGACAGTAATCTGTTAATGGACATAGATGACATTGAGGATTTCTTGCTTTACATATTCTTCTACCATGAAATATTAGCAAATGATGGGCTCTAGACCACTCTTCTTCATCTATATTTTTCATCAAATCTTTCTCTGTATCGTCTACATTATCACTATCTGCAAGTCCAATTCTATTTGATACCCTAAAAACATGTGTATCCACTGCTATAGCATTTTTACCAAAAGCATTGCTAATAACAACATTAGCAGTTTTTCTTCCTACCCCTGGTAACTTTACAAGCTCTTCTCTTGTATCTGGTACAGTAGAGTTATAATTATTAACTAGCATATCACAAGCTCTAAGTATATTTTTACTTTTATTTCTATAAAATCCTGTACTTTTTATTAGATCACTAAGTTCTTCTTCACTTAACGTTAAAAAAGCTTCTGGAGTATTATATTTCTTAAAAAGTTCTTTTGTAACAATATTTACTCTTTTATCTGTACATTGAGCAGACAATACAGTTGCTATTAAGAGTTCAAAAGGCGTACTGAAATTAAGCTCACAAGTAGCATCTGGATAAGTCTCTTCTAGTATTTCCAATACTTTATTTATTTCTTTCTTTTCAAGTACTTTCTTCACTTCATCACCTTTTCTATATAATGTTTTTTAATTAATCTATAATATTTCTATTTCATGATATATAACTTCTACCCTTCCATCTCCTTCTATAAACTTTAAAACAGTTGAAATTATTTGATTAGCATGTGTAGTGTCATTAGTAACACAAGAAAATCCTATAACAGAATTTTTCCAAGTATCATTAAGATCTATCTCAGCTATAGAAATATTAAACCTTGACCTGACTTTACCTATTATGCTCTTTATAACTTGTCTTTTATCCTTTAAAGAGTTAGCCTCATATATCCTAAGTTCTAATGTGCATGCCCCTATAATCATGTTATTCACCTCTTATGAGAAGATAAAGTACTGAAATATTTTATTAAGTTATTTATTTCATCAATAACAGTTTCATTTTTTTCTTTTAGAATGTGTTTTTTTAATATTTTGGTTCCCTCATCTAAATCAATTTTTAATAATGCCCAAGCTGCATACTCTCTTATCATACTACTATCATCTTTCAATCCCTGTTCTATAAGTCCAATTGAATCTTTATCTCCAATATTTCCAAGTGCTATTATTGCATTTCTTTTCAATACATTTTTACCTCTCCAACTTCCTGCCATATGTCCATATTTCTCTTTAAATTCCTTATTAGATAATTGAAATAGTTCTTTTATTTCTATATATCCATTAGTAGACATAGGTATAAAATCTTTATTCTTACCTTTTGTTATTCCTTTATTTTTAGGACACACAAGTTGACAAGTATCACACCCATATATCTTTGTACCCATTTTATCTCTTAATTCATAAGGTATTTTATCTTTTGTTTGTGTTAAATAAGATATGCACCTTCTTGCATTTATTTCATAGTTATCACCTATAGCGTTTGTTGGACAAGCTTTTAAGCAAAGTGTACAATCATCACACTTTGCTTTTATTCTCTCATCACACTCTATATCTAAATCTGTTAATATATACCCAATAAATATAAAAGAACCATATATATCATTTACTATACAACAGTTCTTTCCATACCAACCTATACCTGACTTACTAGCAAGCTCTCTATCTATAAGAGGTCCTGTATCTACTCCTATAAAATATTTAAAGTCAGTAACCTTTTTTATTTCATTAACTAACATGTTCATTTTATGCTTAAGTACATTATGATAGTCTTCACCCAAAGAAGACTTTGATAATCGTCCACTTAAGTATGGTCTTTTTTTCGTTTCATAATCTACATTATAGGAAATACCTATTACTATTATTGTCTTGACTTCATTTAAAGTATTCAATGGATTTAATCTTAAATCTATATCTTTTTCTTCAAACTCTGTTTCATATTTCTTTTCTCTTCTATTTAATAAAAATTTATCTAAATGCGAAAATTTTTCTCCATTGGTGAAACCAACTATATCTATATTTAAATCCTTAGATTTATTCTTAATATACTCTTTCAAGTTCATTTATGTCATTCCTTATTATTCATAGTTTACTGCAAATGTTTTTACTCCTTCGAAGGGCCATATTTTTGATATAGCTTTTCCTTTTATATTATCTAATGAAACAAATCCAAAAGTTCTACTATCATTACTGTTATTTCTATTGTCACCTAATACAAACACATGTCCCTTTGGTACTGTTCCATTAAGTATATTATAATCTCTTTCAAAATATTTTTCACGTTCAATATAGTTTTCTAAAAGTAATTTTCCATTTATATATATATCATTTTCTTTTATCTCAAATTTGTCACCTTCAACAGCAATAACTCTTTTTATAAATAATTCATTTCTATCTATAGGAGGTCTAAATATAATTATTTCACCTCTTTTAGGTTTAGTAAATTTATAATGAATTTTATTTACTAATACCTTATCCTTTTCTTTTATTGTACTTAACATAGAGCTACCATGTATAATAGTTAAACCCACTATATAATTTTCTATAATTATTCCTATTAGTAATGATATTACTGATAGCTTGACTATGTATAAGAATTTAGACATTAGTTTTTTATACAAATAACCACTTCCTATCTTTAACTTAGAATATGAAAAGTAGATATAACTACTTTTCTATAAATATTGTCATTATTAACAGCATTTATACTATTTTATTCACTAAGTCGTAGAAAATGATTATTTGTATATACTATTTTTTATATGTTCACTAAATATAATGAGGCTGTCTCCTCTACTTATGAGACAGCCCCATTATACTATACATACTCTTTTAATAACTTAATTTCTTCTTTATATCCTTCTAACTCATTAGGTGTTTCTAGTAAGAATGGTATGTCTTTTAATTGGGGATGTTTTATTATATTTACTATAGCCTCTAAACCTAAGGTGCCTTTTCCTATCTTTTCGTGTCTATCTTTATGAGAATCAAACTCGGTCATACTATCATTTAAATGAATAGCTTTAAGTTTATCTATTCCAATTGTTTTATGAAATTTTTCCAAAACATCATCTAATTCATTTACTATATCGTAACCTGCTGAATATATATGACAAGTATCAATACAAACTCCCATTAATTCTGAATATTTTACTTTATCTATAATTGCTTTTAACTCTTCAAAAGTACTCCCTACTTCTGTTCCTTTTCCAGACATAGCTTCTAATAAAATCATAGTACTTTCATTCCCTGTTATGACTTCATTTAGTCCTGTAGCTATTCTTTCTATACCATATTCAATTCCTTTTCCTGTATGGCTTCCTGGATGAAAATTATATAGTGAGCATGGTATAGTCTCTAATCTCTTTAAATCATCTTGAAATGCTCTTTTGGCAAAGTCCCAAGTGTCTTCTTTATGAGATGCCATATTTAGTGTATATGGAGCATGAGCTAGTAAAGGTCCAAACTCATTATCTTTCATTATTTTTTTTAAACCTTCGATATCTTTTATACTCAATTCTTTTGCTTTTCCGCCTCTAGGATTCCTAGTAAAAAATTGAAAAGTATTAGCACCTATTTCTAATGCTACATTACCTGCTGCTTTAAATCCTTTAGATATTGATAAATGGCTTCCTATGTACATAATTCACACCTCTTTTTATTATATAATTATAAACTGTATTCAAAATCATATAGTAACTTATGGTTAAGTTTTGTGTCAATATCTTCCTCCATACATACTATAAAATATATACCTATGATCGGACCATAATGGTTAGGAGGTTGATTGCGTGTTTTTTAAAAATAAATACTCTATAGACAACATAAGAAAATATATAGTTGGTTTTGATAAAAAAGTTATCTTAAGAAATGGTAAAAAAACAGTTTATATAAATTTTGATAATGCCGCTAGTACACCAGTATTATTACCCGTATTAGATAAAGTAAATCATTTTTTAGAGTGGTATTCTAGTATACATAGAGGAACTGGATATAAATCTAGAATCTCTACTGATATTTATGAAGAATGTAGAGATATAGTTTCTAGTTTTGTAAATTGTGATAAAAATAAAAATGCTATTATTTTTGTAAAAAATACGACAGAAGGAATAAATAAGCTATCATATAGGCTAAATCTTTCTTATAATGATATAGTCCTAACTTCTTTCATGGAACATCATTCTAATGATCTTCCTTGGAGAAACAAAGCAAAATTACTACGTATAAAGTTATTAGATAATGGTCAATTAGATTTAGATGATTTAGAATATAAATTGAGATTATATCAGGGTAAAGTAAAGCTAGTAGCAATAACAGGCTGTTCTAATGTAACAGGATATATAAATGATATACACTTTATTTCTAGTATAGCACATTCATACGGTGCTAAAATTCTAGTAGATGCAGCTCAACTAGTTCCACATAGAAAAGTTAATATGAAAGGTTATAAAGATGATGACTATATTGATTTTTTAGTTTTTTCAGGTCATAAAATGTATGCTCCATTTGGAACCGGAGTTTTAATAGGTCCTAAATCTGTATTCGAAAATGGAGATCCTGAATACTCCGGGGGTGGATGTGTATTAAGTGTATCTGAAGATCATGTATACTGGGATAGTCCTCCAGAAAAAGAAGAGGCTGGTACTCCCAACGTTGTAGGCGCAGTATCTCTTGCAAGTTCAATTAAAATTTTAGAAGAAATAGGATTCAAAAATATAGTTAATCATGAAAAAGAATTAACAAAGCATATATTTAGTAAATTACAGACATTTAAAAGCCTAAATTTATATAATGTAAAAAAAGAAATCTCTCTTAATAATATAGTTGGTGTTGTTCCTTTTAACGATAAAAATATATCTCATTTATTACTAGCAAGTCTGTTATCGTATGAAGGTGGAATAGGAGTAAGAAATGGATGTTTCTGTGCTCATCCTTATGTGCATAAGCTACTAAAATTAACTCCTCAAGAAATAATTAAACTTCAGCAAGATATATTATTTGGTAGGCTTGAACACATACCTGGCTTAGTAAGAGTTAGTTTTGGTATGTATAATACAAAATCAGAGGTAAATAAATTTATAAAAACATTAGGATATATTATAGAAAATAAAGATGACATATTGAAGGAGTATATTTACAATAAAAAGACTAATGAATATATACCTAAAATATTACCCGAAGGAATGTTTAATGAATTTTACCTGTAATATAGTCTCAATTTCTGCCTAATTTCTACAATATTTTTACAATATTTCTACAATTTTTTTTATTGAGTTTATAACGTATAAATAATATGTTATAATCTTGATAGTTACTTTAAGAAGAGAGGGTTTGAA is part of the Gottschalkia purinilytica genome and harbors:
- a CDS encoding cell division protein FtsA, giving the protein MIENSNVNNELIFSLDIGTRTIIGIVGVKENENFRIIASDIIEHEKRAMYDGQIHDINSVTNVVRRVKESLESKVGTTLNKVCIAAAGRSLETCRTSTTIDVDITREIDIRTIRSAEMEAIQDTQEKLDKDLEKQDQRVRYYCVGYTVVNYYLDDVLIENLEGHRGSNITIDVLATFLPYTVVNSLHTVMDRVGLEVKNMTLEPMAAINVAIKKNLRLLNLALVDIGAGTSDIAITRDGSICAYAMASIAGDEITEKISKVFLLDYDVAEKLKIELNIKDIHEFEDIVGIKYEMTTEEILNKIDDTIRLLAKEISEKILELNEKSPSAIFLIGGGSQIPRLDDYIAEFLELQKERVVVRDTSIIENVEGITDNIKGSNAITPIGIATISMGDNYDNFIEVTVNNEKLKMFNTNSYRVMDALLLIGYNPRKLIAKRGEELIYYFNDERKVSIGEIGDPAKIYVNGEIKDLEYELKNRDIVKIEDAIKGSKPKIRIRDVVDMDKKLYVNEKEYNFIEKVIVNNRLVDGNYLIRDNDQVKVEQIITLEDLFNKLNLDINKYICYKDNIKINSSYILNKDDKIFYEKIDKGSNQREKERNNKSKEKTISLNVNGEKITISYKKNRLNFIDIFKYINFDLSKPKGSLVLRLNGLRAEYLQPLNEGDNIEIYWEK
- the nth gene encoding endonuclease III produces the protein MKKVLEKKEINKVLEILEETYPDATCELNFSTPFELLIATVLSAQCTDKRVNIVTKELFKKYNTPEAFLTLSEEELSDLIKSTGFYRNKSKNILRACDMLVNNYNSTVPDTREELVKLPGVGRKTANVVISNAFGKNAIAVDTHVFRVSNRIGLADSDNVDDTEKDLMKNIDEEEWSRAHHLLIFHGRRICKARNPQCHLCPLTDYCRYYKKATGS
- a CDS encoding DUF503 domain-containing protein yields the protein MIIGACTLELRIYEANSLKDKRQVIKSIIGKVRSRFNISIAEIDLNDTWKNSVIGFSCVTNDTTHANQIISTVLKFIEGDGRVEVIYHEIEIL
- the queG gene encoding tRNA epoxyqueuosine(34) reductase QueG — encoded protein: MNLKEYIKNKSKDLNIDIVGFTNGEKFSHLDKFLLNRREKKYETEFEEKDIDLRLNPLNTLNEVKTIIVIGISYNVDYETKKRPYLSGRLSKSSLGEDYHNVLKHKMNMLVNEIKKVTDFKYFIGVDTGPLIDRELASKSGIGWYGKNCCIVNDIYGSFIFIGYILTDLDIECDERIKAKCDDCTLCLKACPTNAIGDNYEINARRCISYLTQTKDKIPYELRDKMGTKIYGCDTCQLVCPKNKGITKGKNKDFIPMSTNGYIEIKELFQLSNKEFKEKYGHMAGSWRGKNVLKRNAIIALGNIGDKDSIGLIEQGLKDDSSMIREYAAWALLKIDLDEGTKILKKHILKEKNETVIDEINNLIKYFSTLSSHKR
- the lepB gene encoding signal peptidase I, whose amino-acid sequence is MYKKLMSKFLYIVKLSVISLLIGIIIENYIVGLTIIHGSSMLSTIKEKDKVLVNKIHYKFTKPKRGEIIIFRPPIDRNELFIKRVIAVEGDKFEIKENDIYINGKLLLENYIEREKYFERDYNILNGTVPKGHVFVLGDNRNNSNDSRTFGFVSLDNIKGKAISKIWPFEGVKTFAVNYE
- a CDS encoding deoxyribonuclease IV: MYIGSHLSISKGFKAAGNVALEIGANTFQFFTRNPRGGKAKELSIKDIEGLKKIMKDNEFGPLLAHAPYTLNMASHKEDTWDFAKRAFQDDLKRLETIPCSLYNFHPGSHTGKGIEYGIERIATGLNEVITGNESTMILLEAMSGKGTEVGSTFEELKAIIDKVKYSELMGVCIDTCHIYSAGYDIVNELDDVLEKFHKTIGIDKLKAIHLNDSMTEFDSHKDRHEKIGKGTLGLEAIVNIIKHPQLKDIPFLLETPNELEGYKEEIKLLKEYV
- a CDS encoding aminotransferase class V-fold PLP-dependent enzyme; this translates as MFFKNKYSIDNIRKYIVGFDKKVILRNGKKTVYINFDNAASTPVLLPVLDKVNHFLEWYSSIHRGTGYKSRISTDIYEECRDIVSSFVNCDKNKNAIIFVKNTTEGINKLSYRLNLSYNDIVLTSFMEHHSNDLPWRNKAKLLRIKLLDNGQLDLDDLEYKLRLYQGKVKLVAITGCSNVTGYINDIHFISSIAHSYGAKILVDAAQLVPHRKVNMKGYKDDDYIDFLVFSGHKMYAPFGTGVLIGPKSVFENGDPEYSGGGCVLSVSEDHVYWDSPPEKEEAGTPNVVGAVSLASSIKILEEIGFKNIVNHEKELTKHIFSKLQTFKSLNLYNVKKEISLNNIVGVVPFNDKNISHLLLASLLSYEGGIGVRNGCFCAHPYVHKLLKLTPQEIIKLQQDILFGRLEHIPGLVRVSFGMYNTKSEVNKFIKTLGYIIENKDDILKEYIYNKKTNEYIPKILPEGMFNEFYL